Proteins found in one Paenibacillus borealis genomic segment:
- a CDS encoding ABC transporter permease, whose translation MLLPALLFFLVNSYFPMVGVYYAFTQFDFNSGLFDAPFVGLKNFEFLWKSGTLIKLTLNTIGYNLAFILLGNVLAIVCAILLSELRHKWFKKLTQSIMFLPYFVSFVILSVIVYNVFNYDSGFLNTLLARFGAGPVDVYNKPLVWIFLIILFYLWKNLGYSMVIYLAAITGISDEYYEAAKIDGAHIFQRIWYITVPMLKSTFVVLLLFSLGSIMKGQFDLFYQLIGNNGVLYNTTDILDTYVFRSLKVTFDIGMATAAGLYQSLFGFILIMTVNYMIRKINDDYALF comes from the coding sequence ATGCTGCTGCCGGCCTTGCTGTTCTTCCTGGTGAATTCGTATTTCCCGATGGTCGGCGTGTATTATGCGTTTACCCAATTTGATTTCAATTCCGGCTTGTTCGATGCTCCATTCGTCGGTCTGAAGAACTTCGAGTTTCTCTGGAAATCAGGCACGCTGATCAAGCTGACGCTCAATACCATCGGCTACAATCTGGCTTTCATCCTGCTCGGCAACGTACTGGCAATTGTCTGTGCGATTCTGCTTAGCGAGCTGCGCCACAAATGGTTCAAGAAACTGACCCAGTCGATTATGTTCCTGCCGTATTTTGTTTCTTTCGTTATTCTGAGCGTCATCGTCTACAACGTGTTCAATTATGATAGCGGTTTCTTGAACACCTTGCTGGCCCGGTTCGGAGCGGGACCTGTGGATGTCTACAATAAGCCGCTAGTCTGGATCTTCCTGATTATCCTGTTCTATCTGTGGAAGAATCTCGGCTACAGCATGGTCATCTACCTGGCAGCCATCACAGGGATCAGCGATGAGTACTATGAAGCGGCCAAAATTGACGGAGCGCATATTTTTCAACGGATCTGGTATATCACGGTGCCGATGCTGAAGTCTACCTTCGTTGTGCTGCTGCTATTTTCACTCGGAAGCATTATGAAGGGGCAATTTGACCTCTTTTACCAGCTGATCGGCAATAACGGGGTGCTGTACAACACGACTGATATTCTGGATACGTACGTCTTCCGCTCCCTCAAGGTGACCTTTGATATCGGCATGGCGACAGCGGCAGGCCTGTATCAATCGCTGTTCGGCTTCATCCTGATCATGACGGTGAATTACATGATCCGCAAAATCAATGATGATTACGCATTGTTTTAG
- a CDS encoding glycoside hydrolase family 2 TIM barrel-domain containing protein: MPSNEPTLKWLSDVSVFKVNRLEAHSDHRYYKTMEEAERQAPMELRHSLNGDWKFSYAVNAASRVQEFYKAEYDTRGWGDIQVPGHIQLQGYGKPQYANTMYPWDGLDAVRPPAIPEESNTVGSYVKFFEVPANMGNGPVFISFQGVEAACYVWLNGHFVGYSEDSFTPAEFELTPYLQEGANKLAVEVYQRCTGSWLEDQDFWRFSGIFRGVYLYTVPELHVQDLRINAGLDAAYQQGTLTAGLSMATAADALVKVELKDEAGMVVAEDEVQAVGGKAAFTLQAGTVSLWSAENPYLYSVCISVFNNGGELVEAIVQRAGFRTFELKDKLMLLNGKRIIFKGVNRHEFNSRRGRNITKEDMIRDIIILKQNNINAVRTSHYPNQTLWYELCDEYGVYVIDEMNLESHGSWQKMGAVEPSWNIPGDKPEWQDIVMDRAVSMLERDKNHPSILIWSCGNESYAGEVILNVSHYFRKTDPGRLVHYEGVFHNRKYNDTSDMESRMYAKPADIAEYLESQPDKPYISCEYMHAMGNSVGGLHKYIELESRYPQYQGGFIWDYIDQALVTKDRYGEEYLAYGGDFDDRPTDYSFCGNGIVYADRTVTPKMQEVKFLYQNIRLVPERDAVKIINGNLFAGTEGLRLEYRLYREGRQIFKGEQEVAVAPQAEGRIPLALPEVSGAPGEYTLAASLLLKEAELWAEAGFETAYGEHVFWIEKAETAADQEKVMLPAAGEFRVIEGDVNIGVTGRGFAALFSKQAGSLVSLCYGGREMIATPPAPLFWRATTDNDKGTSLAYHAGGWFAASLARSCTAVRLETGKDRATVTFDYAFSISRELKTRIEYTVYADGKLRVRMVYTGAAGLPDVPVVAVSFRMSADYGESDWYARGPEENYSDRAYGARLGRFRRKVTELPSPYLVPQESGNRTGVRQVRITDERGCGLQIQAAAGEPLECTLSPYTAFELEQAAHPYELPKVHYTVVTIAAQQMGVGGDDSWGAPVHPEYRIPADQQLEFEFWVTAAVPEA, from the coding sequence ATGCCCAGCAACGAGCCAACTCTGAAGTGGTTAAGCGATGTTTCGGTATTTAAGGTGAACCGATTGGAAGCGCATTCGGACCACCGTTATTATAAGACGATGGAGGAGGCGGAGAGGCAGGCCCCAATGGAGCTGCGCCACTCACTGAACGGTGACTGGAAATTCAGCTATGCGGTCAATGCTGCCAGCCGGGTCCAGGAATTCTATAAGGCTGAATATGATACCAGAGGCTGGGGGGATATTCAGGTGCCCGGTCATATCCAGCTTCAGGGGTACGGCAAGCCGCAATATGCCAACACGATGTATCCATGGGATGGGCTTGATGCTGTGCGGCCGCCGGCGATTCCGGAGGAGAGCAATACGGTGGGAAGTTATGTGAAGTTCTTCGAGGTTCCGGCGAATATGGGGAACGGGCCGGTCTTTATTTCTTTTCAGGGAGTAGAGGCGGCCTGTTATGTCTGGCTCAATGGACATTTCGTGGGTTACAGTGAAGACAGCTTCACACCTGCGGAATTTGAGCTGACACCATATCTGCAGGAGGGTGCGAACAAGCTGGCCGTTGAGGTCTATCAGCGCTGCACGGGCAGCTGGCTGGAGGATCAGGATTTCTGGCGGTTCTCGGGTATCTTCCGCGGGGTGTATCTGTATACCGTGCCGGAGCTTCATGTGCAGGATCTGCGGATTAACGCGGGGCTGGATGCTGCCTACCAGCAAGGAACGTTAACGGCTGGACTCAGCATGGCAACGGCGGCGGATGCTTTGGTAAAGGTTGAGCTGAAGGATGAAGCAGGAATGGTTGTGGCAGAAGATGAGGTGCAGGCGGTAGGTGGAAAGGCGGCCTTTACCCTGCAAGCAGGTACGGTCTCCCTGTGGAGTGCTGAGAATCCGTATCTCTACAGCGTCTGCATCTCTGTATTTAATAATGGCGGAGAACTGGTGGAGGCGATTGTGCAACGGGCGGGATTCCGCACATTTGAACTGAAGGACAAGCTGATGCTGCTAAACGGCAAACGGATTATATTTAAAGGGGTTAACCGCCACGAGTTCAACAGCCGCAGAGGGCGGAACATTACCAAAGAAGATATGATCAGGGACATCATCATTCTGAAGCAGAATAATATCAATGCTGTGCGGACCTCGCATTATCCGAATCAGACGCTCTGGTATGAGCTGTGCGATGAGTACGGAGTGTATGTGATTGATGAGATGAATCTGGAATCCCACGGCTCGTGGCAAAAGATGGGCGCGGTTGAGCCGTCCTGGAACATTCCCGGTGATAAACCGGAGTGGCAGGATATTGTAATGGACCGTGCAGTGTCGATGCTGGAGCGTGATAAAAACCATCCGTCCATCCTCATCTGGTCCTGCGGCAACGAATCGTATGCGGGTGAGGTGATTCTGAATGTGTCCCATTATTTCCGCAAGACCGATCCGGGGCGGCTGGTGCACTATGAAGGGGTATTCCATAACCGTAAATATAATGACACCAGTGATATGGAGAGCCGGATGTACGCCAAGCCTGCGGATATTGCCGAATACCTGGAGAGCCAGCCGGATAAGCCGTACATCAGCTGCGAATATATGCATGCCATGGGTAACTCGGTAGGGGGACTCCATAAGTACATCGAGCTGGAGAGCCGGTATCCGCAGTATCAGGGCGGATTTATCTGGGATTATATCGACCAGGCACTGGTTACTAAAGACAGATATGGCGAGGAGTATCTGGCCTATGGCGGTGATTTTGATGACCGGCCGACGGATTACAGCTTCTGCGGCAACGGGATTGTCTACGCTGACCGGACTGTGACCCCGAAGATGCAGGAGGTGAAGTTCCTCTACCAGAACATCCGGCTTGTACCGGAACGGGATGCAGTGAAGATCATCAACGGTAATCTTTTCGCGGGGACGGAAGGGCTGCGGCTGGAGTACCGGCTGTACCGGGAAGGGCGGCAGATCTTCAAGGGGGAACAGGAGGTGGCGGTTGCGCCGCAGGCAGAGGGGAGGATTCCGCTTGCGCTGCCGGAGGTGTCAGGAGCTCCGGGAGAGTACACGCTGGCGGCAAGCCTGTTGCTGAAGGAAGCGGAGCTATGGGCTGAGGCGGGATTCGAGACAGCTTACGGGGAGCACGTCTTCTGGATAGAAAAGGCTGAGACTGCGGCGGATCAGGAGAAGGTTATGCTGCCTGCGGCTGGAGAGTTCAGGGTGATCGAGGGAGACGTGAACATTGGCGTAACCGGCCGCGGATTCGCTGCCCTGTTCTCCAAGCAGGCAGGTTCGCTGGTGTCGCTCTGCTACGGGGGGCGTGAGATGATTGCTACTCCGCCTGCTCCGCTGTTCTGGCGGGCAACCACGGACAATGACAAGGGAACTTCGCTTGCTTACCACGCAGGCGGCTGGTTCGCTGCCAGTCTTGCCCGCAGCTGCACGGCGGTAAGGCTTGAGACCGGGAAGGACCGGGCCACGGTGACCTTTGACTATGCATTCAGCATCAGCCGGGAGCTGAAGACCCGAATTGAGTATACGGTCTACGCAGACGGCAAACTGCGGGTCCGTATGGTCTATACCGGAGCGGCCGGCTTGCCGGATGTGCCGGTTGTGGCTGTGTCCTTCCGGATGTCCGCCGATTATGGAGAGTCGGACTGGTATGCCCGCGGGCCGGAAGAGAATTACAGTGACCGCGCGTATGGAGCGCGTCTGGGACGCTTCCGGCGTAAGGTGACGGAGCTGCCGTCACCTTATCTGGTGCCGCAGGAGTCCGGCAACCGTACTGGCGTACGCCAGGTACGCATTACGGACGAGCGCGGCTGCGGGCTGCAGATTCAGGCGGCTGCAGGAGAGCCGCTGGAATGTACGCTGTCGCCATACACAGCGTTCGAGCTGGAGCAGGCAGCGCATCCTTATGAGCTGCCTAAGGTGCACTACACGGTTGTCACCATTGCCGCGCAGCAAATGGGTGTCGGCGGTGATGACAGCTGGGGAGCGCCGGTACATCCGGAATACCGGATCCCTGCGGACCAGCAGCTGGAATTCGAGTTCTGGGTGACTGCGGCGGTGCCGGAGGCATAA
- a CDS encoding carbohydrate ABC transporter permease → MHIKDDHYTRLLQGLAYTVIILGSLACLIPFLLIISASLTSNDSIIRDGYHLIPAEFSLEGYKTVFTFPDEVLRAYGVTLFTTLTGTTLGLFFMTMAGYVLARKDFKYRNTFSFYIYFTTLFGGGLVPWYIMMTKYLHLTDSYGALILPGLMTPFLIILMKNFIRSAVPEELFESAKIDGAGDFKIYWRIVLQLSMPGIATVGLFLALTYWNDWFSSSLFINDTHKYQLQFHLYNVINSASFIANMGAGTGVSLGADLPTESTKMAMAIVVTGPILFLYPFIQRYFVKGLTIGAVKG, encoded by the coding sequence ATGCATATTAAAGACGATCACTATACCAGGCTGCTGCAGGGGCTGGCATACACGGTCATTATACTCGGCTCGCTGGCGTGTCTGATCCCGTTTCTGCTGATTATATCGGCATCGCTGACCTCCAATGATTCGATTATCAGGGACGGCTACCATCTGATCCCTGCGGAGTTCTCGCTGGAAGGGTATAAGACGGTGTTTACTTTTCCGGATGAGGTACTGCGCGCATATGGCGTTACTCTGTTTACTACACTTACGGGGACGACGCTGGGGTTGTTTTTCATGACTATGGCTGGTTATGTTCTGGCCCGCAAAGATTTCAAATACCGCAATACGTTCTCGTTCTATATCTATTTCACCACGCTGTTCGGCGGGGGGCTGGTGCCCTGGTACATTATGATGACCAAATATCTGCATCTGACCGACTCTTATGGAGCCTTAATTCTGCCGGGCCTGATGACACCGTTCCTGATTATTCTGATGAAGAATTTCATCCGTTCCGCTGTTCCTGAGGAGCTGTTCGAATCTGCCAAGATTGACGGAGCGGGTGATTTCAAAATATACTGGCGGATTGTGCTGCAGCTGTCGATGCCCGGCATTGCCACGGTTGGATTGTTTCTCGCGCTGACGTACTGGAACGACTGGTTCTCATCTTCGCTGTTCATTAATGACACGCACAAGTATCAGCTGCAGTTCCACCTGTACAATGTGATCAACTCGGCTTCGTTCATTGCTAACATGGGGGCGGGAACGGGCGTGAGTCTGGGGGCCGACCTGCCTACCGAGTCTACCAAAATGGCCATGGCCATCGTTGTCACCGGCCCCATTCTGTTTCTGTACCCGTTCATTCAGCGCTATTTCGTTAAAGGCCTGACGATCGGAGCGGTAAAAGGTTAG
- the allB gene encoding allantoinase AllB, with product MGYELIIKNASIPQGDRQVLTDILVNKGVIVGFAKDIDAEADAIIDAQGKLVLPGVIDSHTHFNDPGFTHREDFVTGTSSAAAGGVTMIVDMPCCSVPSVRSVENLHNKLNALEGKGIVDYAMWGGITGEDVRNDVLNIVKEQAAEGVVAFKVYMTPSVPSYPRVTDPEMLEAFYAVAETGMPIGIHAENYAICDYYTQKLKKEGRMDYPAWAEARKILAEKAAIQLGISFSEESGARLHIVHMSTAAGNQLIKEAKLKGVKVTAESCPHYLTLNAVDAMTEFGTFAKIAPPLRRPEDNEALWQGLVDGTIDFMATDHAPYEIATEKDAPGMDVWTSFPGIPGVETLVPIMISEGYNKGRLSLSRLVELLCTNPAIHYGLYPKKGALEIGTDADFTIVDLEKEWTLDKDKMHCKPKYTPFHGMKLKGKVDKTIVRGTLVYDDELGVVGKPGYGEFVKRQTISELPRLLKY from the coding sequence ATGGGTTATGAACTGATCATTAAAAATGCGAGCATTCCGCAAGGCGACAGACAGGTACTGACGGACATTCTGGTGAACAAAGGCGTTATCGTAGGGTTCGCTAAGGATATCGACGCGGAAGCAGATGCGATTATTGATGCACAGGGCAAATTGGTGCTGCCTGGAGTCATTGATTCGCACACCCACTTTAATGATCCGGGGTTCACTCACCGTGAAGACTTCGTTACCGGGACCAGCAGCGCGGCGGCGGGCGGGGTTACGATGATTGTAGATATGCCTTGCTGTAGCGTACCGTCTGTACGTTCGGTGGAGAACCTGCATAACAAGCTCAATGCACTTGAAGGCAAAGGGATCGTCGACTACGCGATGTGGGGAGGAATTACCGGCGAGGATGTACGTAATGATGTGCTGAACATTGTGAAGGAGCAGGCGGCTGAGGGTGTGGTTGCTTTTAAAGTATATATGACGCCATCCGTGCCGTCCTACCCGCGTGTGACCGATCCCGAGATGCTCGAAGCCTTCTACGCTGTAGCCGAAACTGGAATGCCAATCGGAATTCATGCCGAGAATTATGCCATCTGCGATTACTACACCCAGAAGCTGAAAAAAGAAGGACGGATGGATTACCCGGCATGGGCCGAAGCCCGTAAGATTCTCGCGGAAAAAGCGGCGATCCAGCTGGGCATCAGCTTCTCGGAGGAATCGGGAGCCCGTCTGCATATCGTGCATATGAGCACTGCGGCAGGCAATCAGCTGATCAAGGAAGCGAAGCTTAAAGGAGTGAAGGTGACAGCGGAATCCTGTCCGCATTACCTGACGCTGAACGCGGTGGATGCGATGACGGAGTTCGGGACTTTTGCCAAAATCGCACCTCCGTTGCGCCGTCCGGAAGATAATGAAGCGCTCTGGCAGGGACTGGTGGACGGAACGATCGACTTCATGGCTACCGACCATGCCCCTTATGAGATTGCTACGGAAAAGGATGCGCCAGGCATGGATGTCTGGACTTCCTTCCCGGGGATTCCGGGTGTAGAAACACTGGTACCGATTATGATCAGTGAAGGCTACAACAAAGGCAGACTGAGCCTTTCCCGCCTGGTGGAGCTGCTGTGCACGAACCCGGCTATCCACTATGGCCTGTATCCGAAGAAGGGCGCGCTGGAAATCGGCACCGATGCCGACTTCACGATTGTGGATCTGGAGAAGGAATGGACGCTCGACAAAGATAAAATGCACTGCAAACCGAAATACACCCCGTTCCACGGAATGAAGCTGAAGGGCAAGGTGGATAAAACCATTGTCAGAGGCACTCTGGTCTATGATGACGAGCTTGGTGTGGTCGGTAAACCGGGATATGGCGAGTTCGTGAAACGGCAGACGATCAGCGAGCTTCCGCGTTTGCTGAAATACTAG
- a CDS encoding cysteine hydrolase family protein, with translation MSKHAVVIIDMLNDFIHPDGALTCPNGAAIVPAIQELIEFSHENDIQVIFVQEAHRQNDADFRVRPVHAIKGTWGSDFITELTPQPDKGDYIVQKRRHSAFSYTDMDLFLREEGIDTVVVTGVWTNVCVRSTASDAMYHTYKVKCISDCCASKDEEMHVSGLRDIGIFGEVLTLAEYKEVNAVVKG, from the coding sequence ATGTCTAAACACGCAGTAGTAATTATAGATATGCTGAATGACTTCATTCATCCCGATGGAGCACTGACTTGCCCGAACGGTGCGGCAATCGTGCCTGCGATTCAGGAGCTGATTGAATTTAGCCACGAGAATGACATTCAGGTGATCTTCGTGCAGGAGGCGCACCGGCAGAATGATGCCGACTTCCGGGTTAGGCCGGTTCATGCGATTAAGGGTACCTGGGGATCGGACTTCATAACCGAACTGACCCCGCAGCCGGATAAAGGCGATTATATCGTGCAGAAAAGACGGCATAGCGCCTTTAGCTATACGGATATGGACCTGTTCCTCCGCGAGGAGGGGATTGATACGGTGGTGGTTACCGGAGTATGGACGAATGTCTGCGTCCGCTCTACAGCCTCTGATGCAATGTATCACACCTATAAGGTCAAGTGCATCAGCGACTGCTGCGCCTCCAAGGATGAGGAGATGCATGTCTCCGGTCTGCGGGATATCGGGATTTTTGGCGAGGTGCTGACTCTGGCCGAGTATAAAGAAGTTAATGCTGTTGTAAAAGGCTAA
- a CDS encoding helix-turn-helix domain-containing protein, translating to MNPLLFRVPPLPHYITSGFNQYSPGYQHPNRQHIKVFDLLVVLRGCLYIGEEDRRFTVKAGDALILRPDCHHFGTEGCREETAYYWLHFQTFHDWPALPGSGLDSGSPNEPVGGLPASFFNISSFNLALSQFVTLLQPAKIEELLAQLGQLQATAHLESVRFRQQILFQEILQLLAASVTPENRSSQSTVCAEQAASFLRAHYREEITMAMLGDSLNFHPVYIARCMNKEYGCSPMEYLLRYRIDQSKLLLMQTSFPIARIAEEVGFNQAPYFSSSFMKLEGLSPRQYRQRFS from the coding sequence ATGAATCCGCTCCTATTCCGCGTCCCCCCGCTGCCGCATTATATTACAAGCGGCTTCAATCAATACTCTCCCGGCTATCAGCATCCGAACCGCCAGCATATCAAAGTATTCGATCTGCTCGTCGTTCTCAGGGGCTGCCTGTACATCGGTGAAGAGGATCGGCGGTTCACGGTGAAGGCAGGAGACGCCTTGATCCTGCGTCCGGACTGCCACCACTTCGGAACAGAGGGCTGCCGGGAGGAGACTGCTTACTATTGGCTTCATTTTCAAACCTTCCATGACTGGCCTGCACTGCCCGGCTCCGGACTTGACTCCGGCAGCCCCAATGAGCCCGTAGGGGGCCTGCCCGCTTCGTTTTTCAATATCAGCTCGTTTAATCTTGCACTCTCGCAATTCGTCACCCTGCTGCAGCCGGCCAAGATCGAAGAGCTGTTAGCCCAGCTGGGACAGCTGCAAGCCACTGCCCACCTGGAATCGGTCCGCTTCCGGCAGCAGATTCTCTTCCAGGAAATCCTGCAGCTGCTGGCCGCTTCTGTGACTCCGGAGAACCGCAGCTCCCAGTCCACCGTATGTGCCGAGCAGGCCGCTTCCTTCCTCCGTGCCCATTACCGCGAAGAGATCACTATGGCGATGCTGGGAGACAGCCTTAACTTTCATCCCGTCTATATCGCCCGCTGTATGAATAAAGAGTACGGCTGCTCGCCTATGGAGTATCTCCTCCGCTACCGGATCGATCAGAGCAAGCTGCTGCTGATGCAGACCAGCTTCCCCATCGCCCGGATTGCCGAGGAGGTCGGCTTCAACCAGGCGCCTTATTTCAGCTCCAGCTTCATGAAGCTGGAGGGGCTGTCACCGCGCCAGTACCGCCAGCGGTTCTCATGA
- a CDS encoding MATE family efflux transporter: MGGKSGLWMLAWPIFIEIFLQTLLGTVDTIMVSRISDDAVAVVGISNQLFGALITLFTTFAGGAGILIAQRLGSGRNEEARAIAIMGVSVSTILGFAVSILLFFYSDPIARMLHITGELIPLSHVYLTYVGGGLFLVGMTASLGSAIRNTGNTQGPMYTGVAVNVIHILLNYILIFGMFGLPEMGLSGIAVSTMISRLIGVAALLYMFSSAFERRIRLPDFRTFHRKLFAEIVRISWPLGLNSSAWVLSQLVIYSFLAMLGAKELAARTYLNTLESFCFTLGYAIAMAGQIQIAHLFGARQTQEAYRGAYRTLFIGLAIVSANVLLLYLFGRTLLGFFTADPEIVALGVSLLALNLLLQPAKMLNMAIGNSLNAIGDTRYTMVISMISMSLIGVGGSYLFGISSGWGLVGIYCSMIADEAARGGLVLLRWRKRKVLKLAEGQSAGRQQGVREKPGKACSMEL, encoded by the coding sequence ATGGGTGGGAAGAGCGGACTGTGGATGCTGGCCTGGCCTATTTTTATTGAAATATTTCTGCAAACGCTGCTCGGGACAGTAGATACCATCATGGTCAGCCGGATCTCTGATGATGCTGTTGCGGTTGTAGGCATTTCGAATCAATTATTTGGCGCTTTGATTACGCTGTTTACCACGTTCGCTGGAGGAGCCGGGATACTGATTGCCCAGCGGCTCGGCTCCGGCCGGAATGAAGAGGCACGTGCCATTGCCATCATGGGGGTAAGCGTCAGCACAATCCTGGGATTTGCCGTCAGTATCCTCCTGTTCTTCTATTCTGATCCCATTGCGCGGATGCTTCACATTACAGGAGAACTGATTCCGCTGTCGCATGTCTATCTCACTTATGTGGGCGGCGGACTGTTCCTGGTCGGAATGACTGCCTCCCTAGGCTCCGCTATCCGCAATACAGGCAATACGCAGGGGCCGATGTATACAGGAGTGGCCGTGAATGTTATTCATATCCTGCTCAATTATATTCTGATCTTCGGCATGTTCGGCCTGCCGGAGATGGGCCTCAGCGGTATTGCCGTCTCCACGATGATCAGCAGGCTGATCGGAGTGGCTGCACTGCTGTATATGTTCAGCAGTGCCTTTGAACGCAGGATCAGACTGCCTGATTTCCGGACCTTTCACCGCAAACTATTCGCGGAGATTGTCAGGATCAGCTGGCCGCTGGGATTGAACTCCTCTGCCTGGGTGCTGTCACAGCTGGTAATCTATTCTTTCCTTGCCATGCTGGGTGCCAAAGAGCTGGCTGCACGTACCTATCTGAACACGCTGGAGTCCTTCTGCTTCACCCTGGGCTATGCCATAGCGATGGCCGGGCAGATCCAGATTGCCCATCTCTTCGGCGCAAGACAGACGCAGGAAGCTTATCGCGGGGCTTACCGGACGCTATTCATCGGGCTGGCCATCGTCAGCGCCAATGTGCTGCTGCTCTATCTGTTTGGCCGGACGCTGCTCGGATTCTTCACTGCAGATCCGGAGATTGTGGCGCTCGGAGTATCGCTGCTGGCGTTGAATCTGCTGCTGCAGCCTGCCAAAATGCTGAATATGGCTATAGGCAATTCGCTTAATGCGATTGGAGACACCCGCTATACCATGGTGATCTCGATGATTTCTATGTCGCTGATTGGCGTAGGCGGCTCCTATCTGTTCGGCATCAGCAGCGGCTGGGGGCTGGTAGGTATTTACTGCTCTATGATTGCTGATGAAGCGGCAAGAGGGGGGCTGGTACTGCTGCGCTGGCGGAAGCGGAAGGTGCTGAAGCTGGCCGAAGGGCAGTCTGCCGGGCGGCAGCAGGGAGTGAGGGAGAAGCCGGGCAAGGCTTGTTCGATGGAGCTATAA
- a CDS encoding extracellular solute-binding protein: MSKNARKKPLAVLTALLAVSLLTAGCGGSNGNNKEAAGNTDSGTNNTAAATEGTATATAEPGIDTSKKVELQFYMLGDAPKDLPAIEAEVNKMAAEELNTTVKFNYTSWTDWDQKYKLLLSSGQAIDLIFTADWTQYASYAKRGAFLALDDLLPKAAPELQKFVPESMWEDVKVDGKIYTVPATYKEYVTNGFVWREDLRKKYNLPQPTDLASYEAYMDGIRQNEPDMMPASLNSDIGNNLHYIYTELNKMVGALPYGMGVKYESPTEVYSYWGSDEQKEELKVMKRWQEKGFIPKNVLNIKDTMQDPVTSGKAASMFGDNPTRFNDMVMKISTTHPEWELGYYPFGKTTGYATPVHPVHNGFAIPKSSKNPERALAFYEKLVLDKRYNQLTEYGIEGKNYTVEDGYYKLLGTSQTNGFTREGMNGWAWRNPEYMLFDKGFDGVKAIFDELDKIQKPDLFLGFAEDYSSYQAEKAALEQVEKQYLFPLEAGLVEDIDKGLETFMQKAKQAGLEKIQAEWTKQWNAYTAEKGIK, translated from the coding sequence ATGAGCAAGAATGCACGGAAAAAGCCGCTCGCAGTCCTGACTGCCCTGCTGGCAGTCTCGCTGCTCACTGCGGGATGCGGCGGCAGCAACGGCAACAATAAAGAGGCAGCGGGCAACACGGACAGCGGCACAAACAATACGGCAGCAGCAACAGAGGGCACTGCCACTGCTACAGCAGAACCCGGGATTGACACCTCCAAGAAAGTGGAGCTGCAATTCTACATGCTCGGCGATGCGCCAAAGGATCTGCCGGCGATTGAAGCGGAAGTCAATAAAATGGCAGCGGAGGAGCTTAATACAACGGTTAAATTCAACTATACGAGCTGGACGGACTGGGATCAGAAATACAAGCTGCTGCTCTCCTCGGGCCAGGCGATTGACCTGATCTTCACGGCAGACTGGACGCAATATGCTTCCTATGCGAAACGCGGCGCGTTCCTGGCTCTTGATGATCTGCTGCCTAAGGCTGCACCTGAGCTGCAGAAATTCGTTCCTGAGTCGATGTGGGAGGATGTTAAGGTAGACGGCAAAATCTATACAGTGCCTGCGACGTACAAAGAATACGTGACCAACGGTTTCGTCTGGCGTGAGGACCTGCGCAAGAAATACAATCTTCCCCAGCCTACGGATCTGGCCAGCTATGAGGCCTATATGGATGGAATCAGACAGAATGAACCGGATATGATGCCGGCTTCCCTGAACAGCGATATCGGCAATAATCTTCATTATATTTATACTGAGCTGAACAAGATGGTTGGCGCGCTGCCGTATGGCATGGGTGTGAAATACGAATCGCCTACTGAGGTGTACTCCTACTGGGGCTCCGATGAGCAAAAAGAAGAGCTGAAGGTCATGAAACGCTGGCAGGAAAAAGGCTTCATTCCCAAGAACGTGCTGAATATCAAGGATACGATGCAGGACCCGGTTACTTCCGGCAAAGCGGCGAGCATGTTCGGGGATAATCCGACACGGTTCAACGATATGGTCATGAAGATCAGCACCACACATCCCGAATGGGAGCTGGGGTATTATCCGTTCGGCAAGACAACGGGGTATGCTACTCCGGTGCATCCGGTTCATAATGGTTTTGCGATTCCGAAGAGCAGCAAGAATCCGGAGCGGGCGCTCGCTTTCTATGAAAAGCTGGTCCTGGACAAACGCTATAACCAGCTGACCGAATATGGGATTGAAGGCAAGAACTATACCGTGGAAGACGGCTATTACAAGCTGCTGGGAACCAGCCAGACCAACGGCTTCACACGGGAGGGCATGAACGGCTGGGCCTGGAGAAATCCGGAGTATATGCTGTTCGACAAAGGTTTTGACGGAGTGAAGGCGATCTTCGATGAACTCGACAAGATTCAGAAGCCGGATCTGTTCCTCGGGTTTGCAGAGGACTATTCTTCCTATCAGGCGGAAAAAGCGGCGCTGGAGCAGGTCGAGAAGCAGTATCTGTTCCCGCTGGAAGCGGGACTGGTGGAGGATATCGACAAAGGTCTGGAAACCTTCATGCAGAAGGCCAAGCAGGCCGGGCTTGAGAAGATCCAGGCGGAATGGACAAAGCAGTGGAATGCTTATACTGCGGAGAAAGGTATTAAGTAG